DNA from Solanum stenotomum isolate F172 chromosome 3, ASM1918654v1, whole genome shotgun sequence:
aaattattaaaaccAAAAGGTTTTTGCCTCTTGGGAAAATTCTGCTGGCTGGGATTTTTTTAGTTGAACATTGTTAGTTTTCTAAATGCACTGATGTATCAGTCAATTCTTGAATATTTCCTTGTCATTTATCCCATATTATGGTGCCATTTGCTTTAAGCTTTAAACTGATATTTTCCTTTTGCAAATCAACTTAATATCTCCTGTTGGTTATGATGATGACAGGTGCATCATCTAATGTGCATGGAACTAATTCAGTTTGTAACTAGAGTTTCGATATTACTTCCTGAAATTGAAGCAGTCCGTCCTGGATGCTCCGGAACAGAGGTACTTTGTCGGTTGAACAGTGAAATTGACAAAGCTAAGACACTGCATCAGCACTGCAGTGAATCTAGTAAGCTATACTTGGTATGCATTCTGGAACAAGCTAAACCAACTAGTTATTTGTtgagttttttttgttaaatttgccTCCCAAATAAGCTATActtcacttttttttgttaaatatatctCTTATGTAATGCTACATTGACCCCATTCCTCCGAAACTTAGTCAGTTGAACTAGTACAGAACTTAACATGCTGGTGGAATTTCCATCAATATACAAGGGTTTTTTCTTAATGCTATCTTGTTTATGTTTCCATGGAGGCCAGCAGCTTAGGCTAGTCAAGGAAGGGAGTCTAAGACTATGTGCGACGGGTAGGATGGTAGaggcacattcatatcatagcATTTCTAACACAATTCATTGGTTTATACAATTAAGTGTTTGCATGACCAATGTAACACTTCTAAACATTATAAACATACAATGAAGATACTCTATTATCTTCAGTCACTAAGCAACAATCTATATTGCGTTTCCAGGCATTCACAGGAGATACTATACTCTCACGATGTAAGAAATCAAGAAACATGTTTGAGCAAAGCTTAAACCAGGTGCAAAATATGGTTCCAGTATCGCTGGCTGCGGAGGTCAGTCAGAAAACATTCCTATGAGAGGTTCATCTAtgcatattttctatttctGGTGGTCTTGATTGCATAATTCTTGATGTGTTTCAGTTCTATAAGTGAATATACAAGCCCGTGGTGCATGCTACTTAGTAGAATTTTCAACTAAATGACAAAGTCCGTAATGCTCATTTGGCTGCACATTATTTTCAACTAATCTCCATATCTATTGTATTTTCTTGGTGGCATTCCACTTTAATGAAAAATACTGGCTGCAGATTTTACAACTGATTGCTGAACTAAGGGGTGCGATATTCAGCGTGGACCCATCTGAAGAGGAGGCAGGGAAGGTTATAAAGGAATTACTTCATCGGTATGTCAACACAACAGATTCAGCTGAAGAATATGCCTTTGAGGCAATTCAAGTTGCTATGTGGAAGCTTCATATCACATCTCTAAAAGCTCTTTCAATTGAAAAACGATCCATAAAAGAGATGATGGATAGAGTTGGTGAGGGTGAGACAACGAAAAGGAGGATCTTATCGATATTTCTTAAGCTCCTTAATAAGCATGGAAAATCAATTGTGACAGAGCAAACTCATAAGGAAGACATGTCTTAGATGCAATTTACCGAGGACATGATTGTAGATAGGAAAATATGGAGGTCGAAGATTAGGGTAGAGGGTTAGTAGGTATAGTGTTGTCTAGTTCCCTTTTTAGTATTGCTATTATTACTATCTTATTATTCAACTGTAGTATTAccaattatttcttttgtttcagTAATTGTATTATTTGTCGTTGCTACTATTCTCTTCTTTGCTATTGTATTTACCTTACATGCTTGTCTTTTGAGCTGAGGGTCGATTGGAAACCTCTTTACCTTCCCAAAGTAGGGGTAAGGCTGCATTCATTATACCCTACCAGCCTACCCAGATCAGACTTGTGGGATTATATTGGGTATGTCGTTGTTGTTGTCTTTATTTGTGATTGATGTATGGTCCTGTTGTAATTGCGTCTGGACAAACGTATGAAAGATTTCGGATTCAGAAATGGTTTGCTGAAGGGAGTGATACATGTCCAATCCTTTCTGGTGTGTTAGGACAATAAGATGTATGCAGACTTTACATCTACCTATATGGAGTAAGTTGTTTCTGATAGGTCCTCAACTTAGATTAGTATACTTTATTAATTACCCAAATATGTTACATTTAAATTGTTTACTTAGATCATTAGATGCAACCAAACTTCTTGgctttgagaaaatatttaaaattttcaaagaaaaaaagtacTTATATTTTTAGCCTTTTTTATTCTTTCGGTTTAGGGATTTGACGTTTGAGAAAAACCAGCTCATGGAATGTCGAAAGAATCTAAGCATTCAACTCAAAACTTTAAGATAATAATTCGACTCATTTTGTTTCAGTCCGCCCTGCATAAAATCTGCCCTGCATGTGTTGCCCCACTCTAAACCCGTCCCGTCCTATTGCCATCTCTTCTACGCAAGTAAGTTTGGAACACTAACTTGCACAATCAATTAGGCCTACTTGAAGATTGTAATATTCAGATTGATTTTCAGGTGCAATGGATCATTTGTGTGTATGGCCCAAACATAGCTGTTTGGAGCAGTAGTGTAAATGCTTTTTTTTCATCTGGTGTCCGGAGCCTGtattggagctccgactaaatttaGATCACGCACTACATGACTCATTCGGGGTGACACTCCTATTATGATTTTCTTCATACCCATGACTTAAAATCTGAAACATCTGGTTAAGGATGGAGCAGtcccaccagtgcaccacaactcATGTCGGTGGGTAAAGCCTTTACTCAATGAGAATAGGTCCCAACTTTCAAGGGCAAAGATGTAATTTTAGCTATAGATTCGATAAAActcaataatttaaattcaaatcttagattgtctaaaaaaaaaaaaactcatttgatatgtatatataatttattgagAAATCATAATCAAATAggattataattttatgaaacttttgGATACTGGTTTAATTTGTAGGACAACCAAGTATGGTTGCCCTTCTGTTGTTCTCAACTTTTTTGTTGGTGTCCACTCATATATTAGATAGGAATAATTAATGTAGGGCCTAATTTACTCTTTGAGAATTTAATATGAACATATGTTAGAGgtgaaatcaaaatcaaaatttaagttttatcaTTGAatcaattatatacatataaaaaattatggattcaaaatttattttttgttaaaattttacaaattcTTCACATATATTTATACTCCATGATGAAATCATGTGATGCAATTGAATATATATAGTACTTTGAGCTCCTCTTTACACCAAATcgaacaattttaaaattaaaagtaaaaatacacaacacttGATGATTGctaagtgataaataaaaatatagtactCGAAGTTTGAATTTCGAACCTCAAATTAAAGTGAATTTTGAATGCACTAAACC
Protein-coding regions in this window:
- the LOC125859137 gene encoding U-box domain-containing protein 5-like — translated: MSNVTLSFVFFLPEIIMWIDAAEVSETPPSHHAIKVHHLMCMELIQFVTRVSILLPEIEAVRPGCSGTEVLCRLNSEIDKAKTLHQHCSESSKLYLAFTGDTILSRCKKSRNMFEQSLNQVQNMVPVSLAAEILQLIAELRGAIFSVDPSEEEAGKVIKELLHRYVNTTDSAEEYAFEAIQVAMWKLHITSLKALSIEKRSIKEMMDRVGEGETTKRRILSIFLKLLNKHGKSIVTEQTHKEDMS